A stretch of the Solanum dulcamara chromosome 6, daSolDulc1.2, whole genome shotgun sequence genome encodes the following:
- the LOC129891384 gene encoding uncharacterized protein LOC129891384, producing MMLLRSSSSPLLKQQYYSCLLQEPKYLSRLSSLSQECNSVQKKMSRALSETNLCRPSSCCMALHNLLLPITIDEEDKEDEETAERHKVEEEKHTREVEQLVVDGGGSGGDGRGKKCGGGGGGGGDSDGDSFEYSTDLYYRKMIQADPGNSLLLGNYARFLKEISGNLVKAEEYCERAVLANPSDGNVLTLYADLIWSAHKDAPRANNYFEKAVKTAPNDCYVLASYAHFLWDVEEDEEGKEQEHRQYQMNDNELSI from the exons ATGATGCTTCTTCGAAGCTCTTCAAGTCCATTACTCAAGCAACAATATTATTCATGTCTCCTACAAGAACCAAAATACTTGTCAAGATTATCATCACTCTCACAAGAATGTAATTCAGTACAAAAAAAGATGTCCAGAGCTTTATCTGAAACTAATCTCTGTAGACCATCATCATGTTGCATGGCCTTGCACAATCTACTACTTCCTATCACAATTGATGAAGAAGACAAAGAAGATGAG GAAACGGCGGAGAGGCATAAAGTTGAGGAAGAGAAACACACGAGGGAGGTGGAGCAACTGGTGGTTGACGGCGGTGGAAGTGGAGGAGACGGTCGAGGAAAGAAATGTGGTGGCggcggtggtggtggtggtgattcTGATGGAGATAGCTTTGAGTATAGTACTGATTTGTATTACAGAAAGATGATTCAAGCTGATCCTGGGAATTCACTACTTCTTGGAAATTATGCAAGATTCTTGAAAGAG ATCAGTGGGAACTTGGTGAAAGCAGAAGAATATTGTGAGAGAGCAGTGTTAGCAAATCCAAGTGATGGAAATGTACTTACACTATATGCTGATTTAATTTGGAGTGCCCATAAAGATGCCCCTCGTGCTAACAACTACTTTGAGAAAGCTGTTAAAACTGCCCCAAACGATTG CTATGTGTTGGCTTCCTATGCTCACTTTCTTTGGGATGTAGAGGAAGatgaagaaggaaaagaacaaGAACATAGACAGTATCAAATGAATGATAATGAGTTATCTATATAA